One Lacunisphaera limnophila DNA window includes the following coding sequences:
- a CDS encoding secondary thiamine-phosphate synthase enzyme YjbQ, which translates to MAVHQTTLTIRTKGAGTYEFTDEVARALRASGLAQGVATVFCPHTSCSLVLMENADPSARRDLEAWLDRLVPPTDPHFTHTLEGPDDMPSHIKMALTRTSETIPFADGELLLGTWQGIFLWEHRRAAHTRNIVLSFLG; encoded by the coding sequence ATGGCCGTACACCAGACCACGCTGACGATCCGCACGAAGGGGGCGGGGACTTACGAGTTCACGGACGAAGTGGCGCGGGCCCTGCGGGCGAGCGGGTTGGCGCAAGGGGTGGCGACCGTCTTTTGCCCGCACACCAGCTGCAGCCTCGTGCTGATGGAGAATGCCGATCCCTCGGCCCGGCGCGACCTGGAGGCGTGGCTCGACCGGCTCGTGCCGCCGACGGACCCGCATTTCACGCACACCCTCGAGGGGCCGGACGACATGCCCAGTCACATCAAGATGGCGCTGACCCGCACCAGCGAGACGATCCCCTTTGCCGACGGCGAGTTGCTGCTCGGCACGTGGCAGGGGATCTTCCTGTGGGAGCACCGGCGCGCCGCGCACACGCGGAACATCGTGCTCAGTTTCCTGGGTTGA
- the araG gene encoding L-arabinose ABC transporter ATP-binding protein AraG: MATCLSFDSVAKDFPGVRALDGVSFTAEGGRIHALMGENGAGKSTLLKILSGAYTPTTGALVIDGVRQRFPDTAAALAAGVAVIYQELHLVAGMSVAENLFLGHLPARSGLIDRRQLRADARRALAWVGEEIDPDTPVGHLPIAQRQLVEIAKALTHGARVIAFDEPTSSLSSREVDRLFAVIRDLKARGHVVLYVTHRMDEVFALCDAVTVLRDGRHIRTCDTLAGLAVDDIIRLMVGRDLGNVFNYAPRPLGAPALEIQDFTGPGLSAPVSLSVTQGEIVGLFGLVGAGRSELLRLVYGATTRTGGVLRLAGETVALARPADAIAAGLVYCPEDRKRDGILPVRPVHENINLSARRHHAFGGFILNQAWERTNAATHIATLGVKTASAETAIVHLSGGNQQKVILARWLSEDVKVILLDEPTRGIDVGAKSEIYALVQQLAARGVGVLFVSSELPEVLGLADRILVMRGGALAGEFPRAAATEESVLKAALPAAS; this comes from the coding sequence ATGGCCACCTGCCTTTCCTTCGATTCCGTCGCCAAAGACTTCCCCGGCGTCCGCGCGCTGGACGGCGTTTCCTTCACCGCGGAAGGCGGCCGCATCCACGCCCTCATGGGTGAAAACGGCGCGGGCAAATCCACCCTGCTCAAGATCCTCAGCGGCGCCTACACCCCCACCACCGGCGCGCTGGTGATTGACGGGGTGCGCCAGCGCTTCCCGGACACCGCCGCCGCCCTCGCGGCCGGCGTCGCCGTCATCTACCAGGAACTGCACCTCGTGGCCGGGATGAGCGTCGCCGAGAACCTATTCCTCGGCCACCTCCCCGCCCGCAGCGGCCTCATCGACCGCCGGCAGCTCCGGGCCGACGCCCGCCGCGCCCTCGCCTGGGTGGGCGAGGAGATCGACCCCGACACCCCGGTCGGCCACCTGCCCATCGCGCAGCGCCAGCTGGTGGAGATCGCCAAGGCCCTCACGCACGGCGCCCGCGTCATCGCCTTTGACGAACCCACGAGCAGCCTTTCCTCCCGCGAGGTCGATCGCCTCTTCGCCGTCATCCGCGACCTCAAGGCCCGCGGCCACGTGGTCCTTTACGTCACGCACCGCATGGATGAGGTCTTCGCCCTCTGCGATGCCGTCACCGTGCTGCGCGACGGCCGCCACATTCGCACCTGCGACACCCTGGCCGGGCTCGCCGTGGATGACATCATCCGCCTCATGGTCGGCCGCGACCTGGGCAACGTCTTCAACTACGCGCCGCGTCCGCTGGGCGCGCCGGCGCTGGAGATCCAGGACTTCACCGGCCCCGGCCTGAGCGCCCCCGTGAGCCTCAGCGTGACACAAGGGGAGATTGTCGGCCTCTTCGGGCTAGTCGGGGCCGGCCGCAGCGAGTTGCTTCGCCTGGTTTACGGCGCCACCACCCGCACCGGCGGCGTGCTCCGGCTCGCCGGCGAAACGGTAGCGCTGGCCCGCCCCGCGGACGCCATTGCCGCCGGCCTCGTCTACTGCCCCGAAGACCGCAAGCGGGACGGCATCCTGCCCGTGCGCCCGGTCCACGAGAACATCAACCTCAGCGCCCGCCGCCACCATGCGTTCGGCGGCTTCATTCTGAACCAGGCCTGGGAGCGGACCAACGCCGCCACGCACATCGCCACCCTGGGCGTGAAGACCGCCTCGGCGGAAACCGCCATCGTCCACCTTTCCGGCGGCAACCAGCAGAAGGTCATCCTCGCCCGCTGGCTCTCGGAGGACGTGAAGGTCATCCTCCTCGACGAACCCACGCGCGGCATCGACGTGGGGGCCAAGAGCGAGATCTATGCCCTCGTGCAGCAACTCGCGGCGCGCGGGGTCGGCGTGCTCTTCGTCTCGAGCGAGCTCCCCGAGGTCCTCGGCCTGGCCGACCGCATCCTCGTGATGCGCGGCGGCGCGCTGGCCGGCGAGTTCCCCCGCGCTGCCGCCACCGAGGAATCCGTCCTCAAGGCCGCCCTCCCCGCCGCTTCCTGA
- the araH gene encoding L-arabinose ABC transporter permease AraH has product MSHQVSPFKIFWDRAGMLVVFAALFATCSVAVPGFRSAANMEGLLLSVSTIGIIACTMLFCLAAGAFDLSVGSIVACVGVVTAVITNRTDSVALGLAAGLGTGALVGLVNGVLIAKAGINALIATLATMQIVRGLGYLVSDGRAVGVVREEFFTLGNSAFAGLPTPVWICLGCFALFGFLIERTTFGRNTLALGGNAEAARLAGIGIDRLRITIFTLQGLLSAVAGIVLASRMTSGQPMVAQGLELDVISACVLGGVSLNGGIGKMSYVIAGVLIMGTVRNAMNLLNVPTFYQYIASGLILLAAVGFDRLKQRGTRA; this is encoded by the coding sequence ATGAGTCACCAAGTCTCCCCCTTTAAGATCTTCTGGGATCGCGCCGGTATGCTCGTCGTCTTCGCCGCGCTCTTCGCCACCTGCTCCGTCGCGGTGCCCGGCTTCCGCTCCGCCGCCAACATGGAGGGCCTGCTCCTCTCCGTCTCCACCATCGGCATCATCGCCTGCACGATGCTGTTCTGTCTCGCCGCGGGGGCCTTCGACCTCTCCGTCGGCTCCATTGTCGCCTGCGTGGGCGTCGTCACCGCCGTCATCACCAACCGCACCGACAGCGTGGCCCTCGGTCTCGCCGCCGGCCTCGGCACCGGCGCCCTCGTCGGCCTGGTCAACGGCGTGCTCATCGCCAAGGCCGGCATCAACGCCCTCATCGCCACGCTCGCGACCATGCAGATCGTCCGCGGCCTCGGCTACCTTGTCTCCGACGGCCGCGCCGTCGGCGTCGTGCGCGAGGAATTCTTCACCCTCGGCAACTCCGCCTTCGCCGGCCTGCCCACACCGGTCTGGATCTGCCTGGGGTGTTTCGCGCTGTTCGGCTTCCTGATCGAGCGCACCACCTTCGGCCGCAACACCCTCGCCCTCGGCGGCAACGCCGAGGCCGCCCGCCTCGCCGGCATCGGCATCGACCGCCTTCGCATCACGATCTTCACCCTGCAGGGCCTCCTCTCGGCCGTGGCCGGCATCGTCCTCGCCTCCCGCATGACCAGCGGCCAGCCCATGGTCGCCCAAGGACTGGAACTCGACGTCATCTCCGCCTGCGTGCTCGGCGGCGTGTCGCTGAATGGCGGCATCGGCAAGATGAGCTACGTCATCGCCGGCGTCCTGATCATGGGCACCGTGCGCAACGCCATGAACCTGCTCAACGTGCCCACGTTCTACCAATACATCGCCTCCGGCCTGATCCTCCTCGCCGCCGTCGGCTTCGACCGGCTGAAGCAGCGCGGCACCCGGGCCTGA
- the glgA gene encoding glycogen synthase GlgA gives MKILFVTPEVEPFVKVGGLADMTGALPKDLVRQGHDVRVVCPAYGSVRRVGDWQARPEPLGVDVGGASQWARVWETVLPGSRVPAYFLENHDHFARPEVYTGPWGAHADNDLRFAFFCRGALALCQQLDWVPDVIHCHDWTTGLLPLMLNTTLRDTPLARTATVFTIHNLEHQGWSPARVVDFARLPWGEFHRDGLVSNGMVNLMKVGLLHATKITTVSPTYAGEIRTPDGGFGLDGVLNFRAADLLGILNGIDDESWDPARDRSLPAHYSAADLAGKAVCKARLQQQLGLDVKPGVPLFGVVSRLAAQKGLDLLAEALPRILDRMDVQFVLLGNGEAKLENDFRWAADAYRGRFGAHLGFDGGLARLIQAGSDFFVMPSRSEPCGLTQMYAMRYGTPPVVRATGGLVDTVQNFVEGQPVGTGFVFGDATVAALTDTIGWACATYYDRPAELAALRLRGMAQDFSWRSSAKHYVDLYRWAVAARVGG, from the coding sequence ATGAAAATACTTTTCGTCACTCCTGAGGTTGAACCATTTGTGAAAGTCGGCGGGCTGGCCGATATGACCGGGGCGCTGCCAAAGGACCTGGTGCGGCAAGGGCATGACGTCCGGGTGGTTTGCCCCGCCTATGGGTCCGTGCGACGGGTGGGTGACTGGCAGGCGAGGCCGGAGCCATTGGGCGTGGACGTGGGCGGGGCCAGCCAATGGGCGCGGGTGTGGGAGACGGTGCTGCCGGGATCCCGGGTGCCTGCTTATTTTCTCGAGAATCACGATCACTTCGCGCGTCCGGAGGTCTACACGGGCCCCTGGGGGGCGCATGCGGACAACGACCTGCGGTTCGCTTTTTTCTGCCGCGGCGCGCTCGCGCTCTGCCAGCAGCTCGACTGGGTGCCGGATGTCATCCACTGCCATGATTGGACGACCGGCCTGCTGCCGCTGATGTTGAACACGACGCTGCGCGACACGCCGTTGGCGCGCACGGCGACGGTGTTCACGATCCACAATCTCGAGCACCAGGGGTGGTCGCCGGCGCGCGTGGTGGACTTCGCGCGGCTGCCCTGGGGCGAGTTTCACCGGGACGGGCTTGTGTCGAACGGCATGGTGAACCTGATGAAGGTCGGCCTGCTGCACGCGACGAAGATCACCACGGTCAGCCCGACCTACGCCGGGGAGATTCGCACGCCGGACGGCGGGTTCGGGCTGGATGGCGTGCTCAACTTCCGGGCGGCGGATCTGTTGGGCATCCTCAACGGCATCGATGACGAGTCGTGGGACCCCGCGCGCGACCGGTCGCTGCCGGCCCACTACTCGGCCGCCGATCTGGCGGGCAAGGCCGTGTGCAAGGCGCGGCTGCAGCAGCAGCTGGGCCTGGACGTGAAGCCGGGTGTGCCGCTCTTCGGCGTGGTGTCGCGCCTGGCCGCGCAGAAGGGGCTCGACCTGCTGGCGGAGGCGCTGCCGCGCATCCTGGACCGCATGGACGTGCAGTTCGTGCTGCTCGGCAACGGCGAGGCGAAGCTCGAGAACGATTTCCGGTGGGCGGCCGACGCCTACCGCGGGCGGTTTGGGGCGCACCTCGGATTCGACGGCGGGCTGGCACGCCTGATCCAGGCGGGCAGCGATTTCTTCGTGATGCCCAGCCGCTCCGAGCCGTGCGGACTCACGCAGATGTACGCGATGCGTTACGGCACGCCGCCCGTCGTGCGGGCCACGGGCGGATTGGTCGACACCGTGCAAAATTTCGTGGAGGGGCAGCCGGTGGGCACGGGCTTCGTGTTCGGCGATGCGACGGTGGCCGCGCTGACCGACACGATCGGCTGGGCCTGTGCGACGTACTACGACCGCCCCGCCGAGCTGGCCGCACTGCGGCTGCGTGGCATGGCGCAGGATTTTTCGTGGCGGTCCAGCGCCAAGCACTACGTGGACCTGTATCGCTGGGCGGTGGCGGCGCGGGTGGGCGGGTAG
- a CDS encoding ABC transporter permease, with the protein MISHLRLALRSLARSRGFALIAVFTLAVGIGSTTAIFSTLQALVIAPFSYPASDRLVHVWSGDGWPLSPADSHDLRTESASFTAFGIYQPQNFNIGQESSAQSVSGAVATADVLKAFGVAPLLGRGLEPADEVPGAPYVVILSHALWRQLHGDDRTVIGRKVRVNGGEAEIIGVMPAGFEFASPWMRTEDCQLWAPRRMDEDEKKQRDSHYLLGVARLKEGVTVEAADAEIKTIGRRLTQLYPNSNTHKEFLVRTLHDEMTREVAKQVWLLFGAVVLVLLVACGNVASMLLARSARRQGEFGVRVALGASRGDLLKLALTESAVLALAGAALGVALAAGGVEVLRAIAPVSEARRAAMALNGPALGFGLLATALTALLAGLPPALAAMRTSVAGVLRADARGAVGSASRHRMLRGLVIAQVAVAFVLANGAVLFSQAYLKIVAENRLLATDAVVTARVTLNGDRYAEDAERVRFWQALVERVRALPGVTHAAVTSKLPLQGGSNTNALVNDQTYDPTIQRMQVERSSVTEDYFAAMGLRLLRGRLLQAEDRTGEIRGVVVNQACVDQAWPGKDPLGEIMRANQPENPWFVVRVVGVVENVKQWSATQREVRPEMYTAPEGHWGRSVHLVLRSPLPAGQLAPLLRRELAALDGELALRDVRTMRQVVERATQGERAVAVLVNFFMATALGLVAVGLYGTLSYSVQQRTREIGVRVAVGALKGDIVRLVFTQGGRWVVVGLALGLAGSVALSSALQSLVYGMDGLTVLPLALAMLAVGVAALLACWLPARRAAMLDPLEALRAD; encoded by the coding sequence ATGATCTCGCACCTGCGCCTCGCCCTGCGCTCGCTCGCCCGCTCGCGGGGGTTCGCCCTCATCGCCGTGTTCACGCTCGCGGTGGGCATCGGCAGCACCACCGCCATCTTCAGCACGCTCCAGGCGCTGGTGATCGCGCCCTTTTCCTACCCCGCCTCCGACCGGCTCGTCCATGTCTGGTCGGGCGACGGCTGGCCGCTGTCGCCGGCAGACTCGCACGACCTGCGGACGGAATCGGCGAGTTTCACCGCCTTCGGCATCTACCAGCCCCAAAACTTCAACATCGGCCAGGAGAGCAGCGCGCAGTCGGTCTCCGGCGCCGTCGCCACGGCCGACGTGCTGAAGGCCTTCGGTGTGGCCCCGCTGCTCGGGCGCGGGCTCGAGCCGGCCGACGAGGTCCCCGGGGCGCCCTATGTCGTGATCCTCAGCCACGCCCTCTGGCGGCAGCTCCACGGCGACGACCGCACGGTGATCGGCCGCAAGGTGCGCGTGAACGGCGGCGAGGCCGAGATCATCGGCGTGATGCCCGCCGGCTTCGAGTTTGCCAGCCCGTGGATGCGCACCGAGGACTGCCAGCTGTGGGCGCCGCGGCGGATGGACGAGGACGAGAAGAAACAGCGCGACAGCCATTACCTGCTCGGCGTTGCCCGGCTCAAGGAGGGCGTCACGGTCGAGGCGGCGGACGCAGAGATCAAGACGATCGGCCGGCGCCTGACCCAGCTTTACCCGAATTCCAACACCCATAAGGAATTCCTCGTGCGGACGCTACACGACGAGATGACCCGCGAGGTGGCGAAGCAGGTGTGGCTGCTTTTCGGGGCGGTCGTGCTGGTGCTGCTGGTCGCCTGCGGCAATGTGGCCTCGATGCTGCTCGCGCGCAGCGCCCGCCGGCAGGGTGAGTTCGGCGTGCGCGTGGCCCTGGGCGCCTCCCGCGGCGACCTGCTGAAGCTGGCGCTGACGGAGAGCGCCGTGCTTGCGCTGGCCGGCGCCGCGCTCGGCGTGGCCCTGGCCGCGGGCGGGGTCGAGGTGCTGCGGGCCATCGCGCCCGTGAGCGAGGCGCGGCGGGCGGCGATGGCCCTGAACGGCCCCGCGCTCGGTTTCGGCCTGCTGGCCACGGCCCTGACCGCGCTGCTGGCCGGCCTGCCGCCGGCGCTGGCGGCCATGCGCACCTCCGTCGCCGGCGTGCTGCGCGCCGACGCGCGAGGCGCGGTCGGCTCGGCCTCGCGGCACCGCATGCTGCGCGGGTTGGTCATCGCCCAGGTGGCGGTGGCGTTCGTGCTGGCGAACGGCGCCGTGCTGTTCTCCCAGGCCTACCTGAAGATTGTGGCGGAAAACCGGCTGCTGGCCACCGACGCCGTGGTCACGGCGCGCGTGACGCTGAATGGCGATCGCTATGCGGAGGACGCCGAGCGCGTGCGGTTCTGGCAGGCCCTCGTGGAGCGGGTGCGCGCGTTGCCGGGGGTGACGCATGCCGCCGTCACCTCGAAGCTGCCGCTCCAGGGGGGCAGCAACACCAACGCCCTCGTCAACGACCAGACCTACGACCCGACGATCCAGCGGATGCAGGTCGAGCGCTCGTCGGTCACCGAGGACTACTTCGCCGCCATGGGGCTGCGCCTGTTGCGGGGCCGCCTCCTCCAGGCGGAGGACCGCACGGGTGAGATCCGCGGCGTGGTCGTCAACCAGGCCTGCGTGGATCAGGCCTGGCCGGGCAAGGACCCATTGGGTGAGATCATGCGCGCCAACCAGCCCGAGAATCCGTGGTTTGTGGTGCGGGTGGTGGGCGTGGTGGAAAACGTGAAGCAGTGGAGCGCCACCCAGCGGGAGGTGCGGCCCGAGATGTACACGGCCCCGGAGGGCCATTGGGGCCGCTCCGTCCACCTCGTGCTCCGCTCGCCGCTGCCGGCCGGGCAGCTGGCCCCCCTGCTGCGCCGCGAACTGGCCGCGCTCGACGGCGAACTGGCGCTGCGGGACGTGCGCACGATGCGCCAGGTGGTCGAGCGCGCCACCCAGGGGGAGCGCGCGGTGGCGGTTCTGGTGAACTTTTTCATGGCGACGGCGCTGGGCCTCGTTGCGGTCGGGCTCTACGGCACGCTCTCCTACTCGGTGCAGCAGCGCACCCGGGAGATCGGCGTCCGCGTGGCCGTCGGCGCGCTGAAGGGCGACATCGTGAGGCTGGTTTTCACGCAGGGCGGCCGCTGGGTCGTCGTCGGCCTGGCGCTCGGACTCGCCGGCAGCGTGGCGCTTTCATCCGCCTTGCAATCGCTCGTCTACGGGATGGACGGGCTGACGGTCCTGCCGCTGGCGCTTGCGATGCTCGCCGTCGGCGTGGCCGCGCTCCTGGCCTGCTGGTTGCCCGCGCGCCGCGCGGCCATGCTCGACCCGCTCGAGGCGTTGCGGGCGGACTGA
- a CDS encoding GNAT family N-acetyltransferase, whose product MSAAIVLRSHQPADVPQLARLFHDAVHQTAGAHYTLEQRAAWSPPSPDLTRWRERLARQQVLLAESAGVLAGFCSWTVEGYLDLLFVDPAHGRRGVATTLYQAAEKSLRDHGATRVHTQASVTAQPFFLRQGFRVVRHQIVPTRGVDLPNAVMEKWLT is encoded by the coding sequence ATGAGCGCGGCGATAGTTTTGCGATCCCACCAACCCGCGGACGTGCCGCAGCTGGCCCGGCTCTTCCACGATGCGGTACATCAGACGGCTGGCGCGCACTACACGCTGGAGCAGCGAGCCGCCTGGTCCCCGCCCTCGCCCGATCTGACCCGCTGGCGGGAGCGGCTGGCCCGGCAGCAAGTGCTGCTGGCGGAATCCGCCGGCGTCCTCGCGGGATTCTGCTCGTGGACGGTCGAGGGCTACCTGGATCTGCTTTTTGTGGATCCGGCCCACGGGCGGCGTGGAGTGGCGACGACCCTTTACCAGGCCGCGGAAAAATCCCTCCGCGATCACGGCGCGACGCGCGTCCACACCCAGGCCAGCGTCACCGCCCAGCCCTTTTTCCTGCGCCAGGGATTCCGGGTGGTCCGGCACCAGATCGTTCCAACCCGGGGCGTCGACTTGCCCAATGCCGTGATGGAAAAATGGCTGACGTAA
- a CDS encoding nidogen-like domain-containing protein, whose translation MSAGALPAQVVIQSYVQTGSLYANDDNHSGNLGATAGSNGNPLGEDLGFSINFGGTTYSKTFVSNNGYISFGEGSGVYVPVPLDATYATNESLTLPIIAAFFSDVDTSAVGTVTWGTGLVDSHAAFAVKWNGVGEFSNGTSPNTFELVLVSRADTGVGNFDIFLNYETITWDHGNAVAGFHTGAAATTPLYYQVPGSMTEGAFLNSGPNALTTFTNTGGAGDFLLSARGGTFLSVAPVVAIPEPSTYALLALGGGLLLLAARRRRA comes from the coding sequence TTGAGCGCCGGCGCCCTGCCCGCCCAGGTCGTGATCCAGTCCTACGTCCAGACGGGCAGCCTCTACGCCAACGATGACAACCACAGCGGGAACCTGGGGGCCACCGCCGGAAGCAATGGCAACCCCCTCGGCGAGGACCTGGGCTTTTCGATCAACTTCGGCGGCACGACCTACTCCAAGACTTTTGTCAGCAACAACGGCTACATCAGCTTCGGGGAGGGCAGCGGCGTTTACGTGCCGGTCCCCCTGGATGCGACCTACGCCACCAACGAGTCCCTCACCCTGCCCATCATCGCGGCGTTTTTCTCCGATGTGGACACCTCCGCCGTCGGCACCGTGACGTGGGGCACCGGCCTGGTGGACAGCCATGCGGCCTTCGCGGTCAAATGGAACGGGGTCGGCGAATTTTCCAACGGCACCAGCCCGAACACCTTCGAGCTCGTCCTGGTCAGCCGTGCCGACACGGGCGTCGGCAATTTCGACATTTTCCTGAACTACGAGACCATCACCTGGGATCACGGCAACGCGGTCGCCGGTTTCCACACCGGCGCGGCGGCCACGACCCCGCTGTACTACCAGGTGCCCGGATCGATGACCGAGGGCGCCTTCCTCAACAGCGGGCCCAACGCCCTGACCACGTTCACCAACACCGGCGGCGCCGGCGATTTCCTCCTGTCCGCCCGCGGCGGCACCTTTCTCTCCGTGGCCCCTGTCGTCGCCATCCCGGAGCCCTCGACCTACGCGCTGCTGGCCCTCGGCGGCGGCCTGCTCCTGCTGGCCGCGCGCCGCCGGCGCGCCTGA
- a CDS encoding PEGA domain-containing protein, translating to MDSTACNPTPPRATHASVRPVPTSRGHECRRRLVPLALAALTLLAGGCGKSPEAERAAAVAAQAQATGRLLVQSNRPDASVEATHLTATGDAATAGISGPVNRELTGLPPGHYAVVVRSEGWPQLAGAVDVVAGRTTEVVMNFKSGALHLESEPSGATVKLGPAVLGQTPLLLLELPVGESKLTLEYPAWPTLIFPITITENVEATATARLPHGKLIIETIPAGAAVQLDGKAIGQTPLTLAEVPVGPKKIRLSAPNFPTLVAAVTVEDRGEAKINLALASGLPLLDPAALLRAVWVPDNPGRLTSSFDATGRYAPKNGVVKNLNRQKLHDNWLDQRYRYTGTVKSYDAKTAEIEFTDDKGELSRYRVVAQLTPGARADKTSNAVPAKGATVTVYGQLQRVEEPRWPLRVITLELTLAEILPVAAP from the coding sequence ATGGATTCCACTGCATGCAACCCGACGCCTCCACGGGCGACCCACGCCTCGGTTCGCCCTGTGCCGACGTCACGGGGACATGAGTGCCGGCGGCGACTGGTTCCGCTCGCCCTGGCCGCCCTCACCTTGCTGGCCGGCGGTTGCGGCAAATCGCCCGAGGCGGAACGCGCCGCCGCCGTCGCCGCCCAGGCCCAGGCCACCGGCCGGCTCCTCGTGCAATCCAACCGCCCCGACGCGTCCGTCGAGGCCACCCACCTCACCGCCACCGGCGATGCCGCCACCGCCGGGATCAGCGGTCCCGTCAACCGCGAGCTCACCGGCCTGCCCCCGGGCCATTACGCCGTCGTTGTCCGCTCCGAGGGCTGGCCTCAGCTGGCTGGGGCGGTGGACGTGGTCGCCGGCCGCACCACCGAGGTGGTCATGAATTTCAAGAGCGGGGCGCTGCACCTGGAATCCGAACCCAGCGGGGCCACCGTCAAACTCGGCCCGGCCGTGCTCGGCCAGACACCCCTGCTCCTGCTCGAGTTGCCGGTCGGTGAAAGCAAACTCACCCTCGAATACCCCGCCTGGCCCACGCTCATCTTCCCCATCACCATCACCGAGAACGTGGAAGCCACCGCGACCGCCCGCCTGCCCCACGGCAAACTGATCATCGAGACCATCCCCGCCGGCGCGGCGGTCCAACTCGACGGCAAGGCCATCGGACAAACGCCCCTTACCCTCGCGGAGGTCCCGGTGGGACCCAAGAAGATCAGGCTCTCGGCCCCGAATTTCCCCACGCTGGTGGCGGCGGTCACCGTGGAGGACCGCGGCGAAGCCAAGATCAACCTGGCCCTCGCCTCCGGCTTACCCCTGCTCGATCCCGCGGCCCTCCTGCGCGCCGTGTGGGTGCCCGACAATCCGGGACGGCTCACCTCCAGTTTCGATGCGACCGGCCGCTACGCCCCGAAAAACGGCGTCGTGAAGAACCTCAACCGCCAGAAGCTCCACGACAACTGGCTGGACCAGCGCTACCGCTACACCGGCACGGTCAAATCCTACGACGCGAAGACGGCCGAGATCGAGTTCACGGACGACAAGGGCGAACTGTCCCGGTACCGCGTCGTGGCGCAGCTCACCCCCGGAGCCCGCGCCGATAAAACGTCGAACGCCGTCCCGGCCAAGGGCGCAACCGTGACTGTGTATGGACAACTCCAACGGGTGGAGGAACCACGCTGGCCGTTAAGGGTGATCACCCTCGAGCTGACATTGGCGGAAATCCTGCCGGTCGCGGCGCCCTGA
- the pheA gene encoding prephenate dehydratase, with translation MKKQLAQVRAQIDALDQKVVRILNTRLKCAQRIGELKRGAKTRIYVAEREADVLRRVASANTGPLKPAALQAIYREIMSAAISLEKPLCVAYLGPEATNTHAAALRKFGSSVDYRPMATIADIFTAVEKGEADYGVVPVENSTEGSVRDSLDLFVETPLKIVAELHQEIEHTLLSREPLAKIKKVYSKDQALAQCRRWLQRHLPHAQLVDVDSTAYGVQIAAKEKGAAAIAPRLAGERYGVPVAATHIQDLKNNTSRFVFLGREASGSAGSGHDKTSLLVSLHHESGALLRALQPFNRRKLNLTRIESRPSKLKPWDYIFFLDVTGHYDDPAMQAALKELSRKCPLVKWLGSYPVAKR, from the coding sequence ATGAAAAAGCAACTCGCCCAGGTCCGTGCCCAAATCGACGCCCTCGACCAGAAGGTCGTGCGGATCCTCAACACCCGCCTGAAGTGCGCGCAGCGCATCGGCGAGCTCAAGCGCGGCGCGAAGACCCGCATCTACGTGGCTGAGCGCGAAGCCGACGTCCTGCGCCGGGTCGCCTCGGCCAACACCGGCCCGCTCAAGCCCGCCGCCCTGCAGGCCATCTACCGCGAGATCATGTCCGCGGCGATCTCCCTCGAGAAGCCGCTGTGCGTGGCCTACCTCGGGCCCGAGGCCACCAACACGCATGCCGCCGCGTTGCGCAAGTTCGGCTCCAGCGTGGACTACCGCCCGATGGCGACCATCGCCGACATCTTCACCGCGGTGGAGAAGGGCGAGGCGGACTACGGGGTCGTCCCGGTGGAGAATTCCACCGAGGGCTCCGTGCGCGACTCGCTCGACCTGTTCGTGGAGACGCCGCTGAAGATCGTCGCCGAGCTGCACCAGGAGATCGAGCACACGCTGCTTTCCCGCGAGCCGCTCGCGAAGATCAAGAAGGTCTACTCGAAGGACCAGGCGCTGGCGCAGTGCCGCCGCTGGCTGCAGCGGCACCTGCCGCACGCGCAGCTGGTGGACGTGGACAGCACGGCCTACGGCGTGCAGATCGCGGCGAAGGAGAAGGGCGCCGCCGCCATCGCGCCGCGGCTGGCCGGTGAGCGTTACGGCGTGCCGGTCGCGGCCACGCATATCCAGGACCTGAAGAACAACACCTCACGCTTCGTCTTCCTCGGCCGCGAGGCCTCGGGCTCGGCCGGCAGCGGGCACGACAAGACCAGCCTGCTGGTGTCGTTGCACCACGAGTCCGGGGCGCTCCTGCGCGCGCTGCAGCCCTTCAACCGCCGCAAGCTGAACCTGACGCGCATCGAGTCGCGGCCGAGCAAGCTCAAGCCGTGGGACTACATCTTCTTCCTCGATGTCACCGGCCACTATGACGATCCGGCCATGCAGGCCGCGCTGAAGGAGCTGAGCCGGAAATGCCCGCTGGTGAAATGGCTGGGGAGTTATCCGGTGGCGAAGCGCTGA